In Camelus ferus isolate YT-003-E chromosome 10, BCGSAC_Cfer_1.0, whole genome shotgun sequence, the following proteins share a genomic window:
- the FADS3 gene encoding LOW QUALITY PROTEIN: fatty acid desaturase 3 (The sequence of the model RefSeq protein was modified relative to this genomic sequence to represent the inferred CDS: inserted 2 bases in 1 codon) has protein sequence MGGVGEPGXGGPAQPGAPLPTFRWEQIRPHNLPGDKWLVIERRVYDISRWAQRHPGGSRLIGHHGAEDATDAFHAFHQDLSFVRKFLQPLLIGELAPEEPSQDGPQNAQLVEDFRALRQAVKDMKLFEAKPAFFALLLGHILAMEVLAWLTIYLLGPGWVPSTVAALILVISQAQSWYLQHDLGHTSVFRKSQWNHVAQQFVMGQLKGFSAHWWNFRHFRHHAKPNIFHKDPDVTVAPVFLLGELSIEYGKKKRRYLPYNRQHLYFFLIGPPLLVLVNFEVENLAYVLMYMRWTDLLWAASFYARFFLSYIPFYGVPGALLLFVAVRVLESHWFVWITQMNHIPKEIGHEKHRDWASSQLAATCNVEHSLFIDWFSGHLNFQIEHHLFPTMPRHNYHRVAPLVKALCTKHGLSYEVKPFLTALVDIIRSLKKSGDIWLEAYLHQ, from the exons ATGGGTGGCGTCGGGGAGCCCGG CGGGGGACCCGCGCAGCCGGGGGCGCCTCTGCCCACCTTCCGCTGGGAGCAGATCCGCCCGCACAACCTGCCGGGCGACAAGTGGCTGGTCATCGAGCGTCGCGTCTACGACATCAGCCGCTGGGCACAGCGGCACCCCGGGGGCAGCCGCCTCATCGGCCACCACGGCGCTGAGGACGCCACG GACGCCTTCCATGCCTTTCACCAGGACCTCAGTTTCGTGCGCAAGTTTCTGCAGCCCCTGCTGATTGGAGAGCTGGCCCCGGAGGAGCCCAGCCAGGACGGACCCCAGAAT GCCCAGCTTGTCGAGGACTTCCGAGCCCTGCGCCAGGCTGTCAAGGACATGAAGCTGTTTGAGGCCAAGCCCGCCTTCTTCGCTCTCCTGCTGGGCCACATCCTGGCCATGGAGGTGCTCGCCTGGCTCACCATCTACCTCCTCGGCCCCGGCTGGGTGCCTAGCACCGTCGCTGCCCTCATCCTAGTCATCTCCCAG gcccagagctggTATCTGCAGCACGACCTGGGCCACACCTCTGTCTTCAGGAAGTCCCAGTGGAACCATGTGGCCCAGCAGTTTGTGATGGGGCAGCTGAAG ggctTCTCTGCACACTGGTGGAACTTCCGCCACTTCCGGCACCATGCCAAGCCCAACATCTTCCACAAGGACCCAGATGTGACCGTGGCGCCTGTCTTCCTGCTGGGGGAGTTGTCCATCGAG TATGGCAAGAAGAAGCGCAGATACCTACCCTACAACCGCCAGCACCTGTACTTCTTCCTGA TTGGCCCGCCGCTGCTCGTTCTGGTGAACTTTGAAGTGGAAAATCTGGCGTATGTGCTGATGTACATGCGGTGGACG GACTTGCTCTGGGCGGCCAGCTTCTACGCTCGCTTCTTCCTGTCTTACATCCCCTTCTACGGTGTTCCTGGGGCGCTGCTCCTCTTTGTGGCTGTCAG GGTCCTGGAGAGCCACTGGTTCGTGTGGATCACACAGATGAACCACATCCCCAAGGAGATTGGCCACGAGAAGCACCGGGACTGGGCCAGCTCTCAG CTGGCGGCCACCTGCAACGTGGAGCACTCGCTCTTCATTGACTGGTTCAGCGGACACCTCAACTTCCAGATCGAGCACCA CCTCTTCCCCACAATGCCGAGGCACAACTATCACAGGGTGGCCCCACTGGTCAAGGCTCTGTGCACCAAGCACGGCCTCAGCTATGAGGTGAAGCCCTTCCTCACCGCCCTGGTGGACATCATCAG gtcccTGAAGAAGTCTGGCGACATCTGGCTGGAAGCCTACCTCCACCAGTGA